One Turneriella parva DSM 21527 genomic region harbors:
- a CDS encoding FliG C-terminal domain-containing protein: MKFFLSSLANLFKGDKMRHNSAPPLVQGRGLSREDFMRIYESMPDSARAQLFAGLDFKQKTRLLELLTPGFKKEEAAVTAAEPEWQAEDFLPEQDERKIARLRHVREVKQVRELYASLAEYPARSLADVLEPESASVAAVVLLQLAHKQASKVLSLMPDLRRGEVVRAMATERQISSEALVALGKKIGERLQSLPQAEEPRLDGVKHVNEILKLLGVEDADRITREVSTADAALGKTLEKSRYTFEDLTQLSAKDFRHLFSSMPDEKLWARALKAIDQGQRKAMLSKLPVKRAGLIAEAMADIKTTRLDSIDKARREILGRALQLAARHEIRFAGNGLH; the protein is encoded by the coding sequence ATGAAGTTCTTTCTTTCGTCTCTTGCCAATCTTTTCAAGGGCGACAAGATGAGACATAATTCTGCTCCGCCGTTGGTGCAGGGGCGCGGGCTATCGCGTGAGGATTTCATGCGAATCTACGAGAGCATGCCTGATTCGGCCCGCGCGCAACTGTTCGCCGGGCTCGATTTTAAACAGAAAACGCGGCTGCTTGAGCTGCTGACACCAGGGTTCAAGAAAGAAGAGGCGGCCGTCACAGCTGCCGAGCCAGAATGGCAAGCCGAAGATTTTCTGCCCGAACAAGACGAGCGCAAAATTGCGCGACTGCGGCACGTGCGCGAAGTGAAGCAGGTGCGTGAGCTCTATGCAAGCCTTGCCGAATACCCGGCGAGGTCGCTCGCCGATGTGCTCGAACCAGAGAGCGCATCGGTGGCCGCGGTGGTGTTGCTGCAGCTGGCGCATAAGCAGGCTTCAAAGGTGTTGAGTCTCATGCCAGATTTGCGTCGCGGCGAGGTTGTGCGCGCAATGGCTACAGAACGGCAGATCAGCAGCGAGGCGCTTGTCGCGCTCGGCAAAAAAATCGGTGAACGCCTGCAGAGCCTGCCGCAGGCCGAAGAGCCTCGCCTCGACGGTGTGAAGCATGTGAACGAAATTCTGAAGCTATTGGGTGTTGAAGACGCCGACCGCATTACCCGCGAAGTCAGCACTGCAGACGCGGCGCTCGGCAAAACTCTCGAAAAGAGTCGTTATACCTTTGAAGACCTGACGCAGCTCAGCGCGAAAGATTTTCGTCACCTTTTCAGTTCAATGCCCGATGAGAAGCTGTGGGCCCGGGCGTTGAAGGCGATCGATCAGGGCCAGCGCAAGGCGATGCTGAGCAAATTGCCGGTCAAGCGTGCGGGCCTCATCGCCGAAGCCATGGCAGATATCAAAACGACGAGGCTCGACAGCATCGATAAAGCACGCCGCGAGATTCTGGGCCGTGCACTGCAATTGGCGGCGCGGCACGAGATACGTTTCGCCGGGAACGGATTGCACTGA
- a CDS encoding acylphosphatase: MSGRVQGVGYRQFACDTARLMKIAGWVRNLPTGEVEAEAQADEVTLQAYEAKLQKGPALARVQQVAIQDLPVNPSENKAFEIRR; this comes from the coding sequence ATCTCTGGCCGCGTTCAGGGCGTCGGCTACCGGCAGTTTGCCTGCGACACGGCACGGCTCATGAAAATTGCCGGCTGGGTTCGCAACCTGCCGACCGGCGAAGTTGAGGCCGAGGCACAGGCCGATGAAGTGACGCTGCAGGCCTACGAAGCGAAACTGCAAAAAGGGCCTGCGCTCGCGAGGGTGCAACAGGTCGCGATTCAAGATCTGCCTGTGAACCCATCGGAAAACAAAGCATTCGAGATTCGGCGCTGA
- a CDS encoding 3-deoxy-D-manno-octulosonic acid transferase gives MWFYNLLLYTAYPLLWLVSRWHKRLGKNFDLRKKLPDFSAARGKRHIWFHASSAGEFEQVRALAIEMRKVHKDFFFSFSFFSDSAWRARKNDPVPDAFFALPFDFRRRMQSLVVAMKPDALVIGKYDAWPNQVKACFAAGVPVYVISATLPEKSSRHRFPLRVFLAGIYRPMRAIFAINGDHAARLKKISPHNVTVAGDTRFDAISYRLKEGAKHAKAVQALRRQLGNRHVIVGGSSYATSEKLILQFVRAVNQTGNKKFAAVIAPHHVQPQRIAAIEQQCLDSGLTTAKWSDAKRAQFDVLIVDALGVLPYLYDLATVAYVGGGFEGSVHSVIEAAIAGAPIVTGPHLANSAEAIELQGLGLLTSLEAPEAPAFYAAVENLCKTRAATSKQLKAYFRQRVGVSRRILHTVMDDLYKQ, from the coding sequence ATGTGGTTCTACAACCTGCTTCTTTATACGGCATACCCGCTGTTGTGGTTAGTCTCGCGCTGGCATAAGCGCCTCGGCAAAAATTTTGATCTGAGAAAAAAACTGCCTGACTTTTCAGCAGCGCGCGGCAAACGCCATATCTGGTTTCACGCATCGTCTGCCGGCGAATTTGAACAGGTCAGGGCGCTCGCGATTGAGATGCGAAAAGTACATAAGGATTTCTTTTTTTCATTCAGCTTTTTCTCTGACAGCGCATGGCGCGCCCGCAAGAATGACCCGGTACCCGATGCTTTTTTCGCGTTACCTTTTGATTTTCGTCGCCGCATGCAGAGTTTGGTGGTCGCCATGAAACCCGATGCGCTCGTGATCGGTAAATACGACGCGTGGCCCAACCAGGTGAAGGCCTGTTTCGCCGCAGGCGTGCCTGTCTATGTGATCAGTGCAACGCTGCCAGAAAAATCTTCAAGGCATCGCTTTCCGTTGCGCGTTTTTTTGGCAGGCATCTACCGACCCATGCGCGCGATCTTTGCGATCAACGGCGATCACGCAGCGCGCCTCAAAAAAATTTCGCCGCACAACGTGACGGTCGCCGGAGACACTCGCTTTGATGCGATTTCGTATCGGCTGAAAGAAGGCGCGAAGCACGCGAAAGCGGTGCAGGCGCTCAGGCGGCAGCTCGGCAATAGGCATGTGATCGTCGGGGGGTCGAGTTACGCAACCTCGGAAAAACTGATTCTGCAATTCGTGCGTGCTGTGAATCAAACTGGTAATAAGAAGTTCGCCGCGGTTATAGCTCCTCACCATGTTCAGCCGCAACGTATTGCTGCGATTGAACAGCAGTGTCTCGATTCAGGTCTCACTACAGCGAAATGGAGCGACGCAAAACGCGCGCAATTTGATGTGCTGATAGTCGATGCGCTCGGCGTTTTGCCTTACCTCTACGATCTGGCGACAGTCGCTTATGTCGGGGGCGGGTTTGAGGGGTCAGTGCATTCCGTGATCGAAGCGGCGATTGCGGGAGCGCCGATTGTTACCGGGCCGCATCTCGCCAATTCGGCCGAAGCGATTGAGCTGCAGGGCCTCGGGCTCTTGACCAGCCTCGAGGCACCCGAGGCTCCGGCCTTTTATGCTGCTGTGGAAAACCTGTGCAAAACCCGCGCCGCAACCTCGAAGCAGCTGAAAGCCTACTTCAGACAAAGAGTGGGCGTGAGCAGGCGAATTTTGCATACTGTGATGGACGACCTGTACAAACAGTAA